The Neisseria sicca genome includes a window with the following:
- a CDS encoding DUF445 domain-containing protein: MHTLSEQVRLNEARKKLAKSRRWATGLLLLACGLFAVSAVYVRQYPWLGFVKAFAEAAMVGALADWFAVTALFRRPLGLPIPHTAILPRNQARIGDELGRFIEHNFLQGKPIAMRIYQAQPSDKLLKWLDGEDVKSHWLPWLSKQIPTLLAIAKPEQTARFTTMLLEERYSGEQIGNTLADGLRLLKAQGMHEKAFESLLRQIRRWLKTPETREMLEQNLREWAAKIEGGNPGTWDRLKAAVKSTLVEKVDDWAAEKALAWIDGYLATADKQDNALRRQFLVQYDELTERLTTSRLWHRRLDKFKKQLAQSPALQRQIMTLWCGILDWAREDVEKQDSLCQAQLEKLLNHMRSQAQAYPQFMRRADIRISLLVRDFVMRYKDKAALFVADKVKGWDSRLMVEKLELSVGKDLQYIRINGTLVGGLVGLVIYTVSLWLAGYS, translated from the coding sequence ATGCACACCCTTTCAGAACAAGTCCGCTTAAATGAAGCGCGCAAAAAGTTGGCAAAAAGCAGACGTTGGGCGACGGGCTTGCTGCTTCTTGCGTGCGGGCTGTTTGCAGTCTCCGCCGTTTATGTGCGCCAATATCCTTGGTTGGGATTTGTCAAAGCGTTTGCCGAAGCCGCGATGGTGGGTGCGCTGGCGGACTGGTTTGCCGTCACCGCGCTTTTCAGACGACCTCTCGGACTGCCGATTCCCCATACCGCAATTTTGCCGCGCAATCAGGCGCGTATCGGCGATGAACTGGGACGGTTTATCGAACATAATTTTTTGCAGGGCAAACCCATCGCCATGCGCATTTATCAAGCGCAGCCCAGCGATAAATTATTGAAATGGTTGGACGGCGAAGACGTGAAATCGCATTGGCTGCCGTGGCTTTCCAAACAGATTCCGACGCTGCTTGCCATCGCCAAACCGGAACAGACAGCGCGTTTCACAACGATGCTGCTGGAAGAGCGTTACAGCGGCGAACAAATCGGCAACACGCTTGCCGACGGTTTGCGGCTGTTGAAAGCGCAAGGGATGCACGAAAAAGCGTTTGAAAGCCTGCTCCGTCAGATTCGGCGTTGGCTGAAAACACCGGAAACCCGCGAAATGTTGGAGCAGAACCTGCGAGAGTGGGCGGCGAAAATCGAAGGCGGCAATCCCGGAACGTGGGACAGGCTCAAAGCGGCGGTGAAATCGACCTTGGTGGAAAAAGTCGATGATTGGGCGGCAGAAAAAGCGTTGGCATGGATAGACGGCTATTTGGCAACTGCGGACAAGCAGGACAACGCGCTGCGCCGACAATTCTTGGTGCAATACGACGAACTGACCGAACGCCTGACCACATCGCGCCTGTGGCACCGCCGCCTGGACAAATTCAAAAAACAGCTCGCGCAATCGCCCGCCCTGCAACGTCAAATCATGACCTTATGGTGCGGCATTTTAGACTGGGCGCGGGAAGATGTGGAAAAACAAGACTCTTTGTGCCAAGCGCAACTGGAAAAGCTGCTGAATCATATGCGTTCGCAAGCTCAGGCATACCCGCAATTTATGCGGCGGGCGGATATACGGATTTCGCTTTTGGTTCGGGATTTTGTGATGCGTTATAAAGATAAAGCCGCTTTATTTGTCGCGGACAAAGTCAAAGGCTGGGACAGCCGCCTGATGGTGGAAAAACTGGAATTGAGCGTGGGCAAGGATTTGCAATATATCCGCATCAACGGAACGCTCGTCGGCGGACTGGTCGGACTGGTGATTTATACGGTATCGCTATGGCTGGCGGGATATAGTTAA
- a CDS encoding NAD-dependent succinate-semialdehyde dehydrogenase yields MNSFVSLLNHPDISFSPIPDSIKVDNPATGETLAFVRTTRSDELKLLIQKAEAAQKLWTAKTALERADVLWRWYFLIKENKEELARIMTMEQGKSLTEARGEMDYAASFVRWFAEEARRIDGDVLTSVKASQKLVVLKQPIGVTAAITPWNFPSAMIARKAAPALAVGCAMIVKPASLTPLSAYALALLAYEAGVPQDLLPVVSGRASEISHEFATNPTVRKISFTGSTEVGAKIFADSAADIKKLSLELGGNAPFIVFDDADLDKAVEGALASKFRNSGQTCVCTNRVYTQSGIYEEFCRKLSEKVAALKLGNGLDEGVNQGPLIEEKAVEKVEQHIADALSKGAVCLTGGKRSALGGTFFQPTVLSGVTEQMAVAREETFGPLCPVFRFETEAEVIAAANDTEYGLAAYLFTSDTARQWRVGEALEYGMVGINTGLISNEAAPFGGVKRSGLGREGSKYGADEYLELKYLCIDVAD; encoded by the coding sequence ATGAACTCTTTTGTATCATTGTTAAACCATCCTGATATTTCTTTTTCCCCGATTCCAGACAGTATCAAAGTCGATAATCCGGCGACGGGCGAGACTTTGGCGTTTGTCCGCACGACTCGTTCAGACGAACTCAAGCTGCTGATTCAAAAGGCGGAAGCCGCACAAAAATTATGGACGGCAAAAACTGCGTTAGAGCGCGCCGATGTGTTGTGGCGTTGGTATTTCTTAATTAAGGAAAACAAAGAAGAACTGGCACGCATCATGACGATGGAACAGGGCAAAAGCCTGACCGAGGCGCGTGGCGAGATGGATTATGCGGCTTCGTTTGTGCGCTGGTTTGCCGAAGAGGCGCGGCGGATTGACGGCGATGTGCTGACAAGCGTGAAAGCGTCGCAAAAACTGGTCGTGTTGAAACAGCCAATCGGCGTTACCGCCGCGATTACGCCGTGGAACTTCCCATCTGCGATGATTGCGCGCAAGGCTGCACCTGCTTTGGCGGTGGGCTGCGCGATGATAGTCAAACCTGCGTCGCTCACGCCTCTGAGCGCGTATGCGCTGGCCTTGCTGGCTTACGAAGCTGGTGTGCCGCAGGACTTGCTTCCCGTCGTCAGCGGTCGCGCTTCGGAAATCAGCCATGAATTTGCCACGAACCCGACTGTGCGCAAAATCAGCTTCACCGGTTCGACCGAAGTCGGCGCGAAAATTTTTGCCGACAGCGCGGCGGACATTAAAAAACTGAGTTTGGAGCTGGGTGGCAACGCGCCGTTTATCGTGTTTGACGATGCCGATTTGGACAAAGCCGTCGAAGGCGCGCTGGCCAGCAAGTTTCGCAACAGCGGTCAGACCTGCGTCTGCACCAACCGCGTTTACACTCAATCAGGAATTTACGAAGAATTTTGCCGCAAATTAAGTGAAAAAGTAGCCGCGCTCAAATTGGGCAACGGCTTGGATGAAGGCGTCAACCAAGGGCCGCTGATTGAGGAAAAAGCGGTGGAAAAAGTCGAGCAGCACATCGCCGACGCGCTCTCCAAAGGCGCGGTCTGCCTGACCGGCGGCAAACGCAGCGCGTTGGGCGGAACGTTTTTCCAACCGACCGTTTTAAGCGGCGTAACGGAGCAAATGGCGGTGGCGCGCGAAGAAACCTTCGGGCCGTTGTGTCCCGTGTTCCGCTTTGAAACCGAAGCCGAAGTCATCGCGGCCGCCAACGATACGGAATACGGTTTGGCGGCTTACCTCTTTACCTCCGACACCGCCCGCCAGTGGCGCGTCGGCGAAGCCTTGGAATACGGCATGGTCGGCATCAATACGGGCTTAATCAGCAATGAAGCGGCACCGTTCGGTGGCGTAAAACGCAGTGGGCTGGGACGCGAAGGCAGCAAATACGGTGCGGACGAATATTTGGAATTGAAATATTTGTGTATCGATGTGGCGGATTAA